A window of the Hordeum vulgare subsp. vulgare chromosome 5H, MorexV3_pseudomolecules_assembly, whole genome shotgun sequence genome harbors these coding sequences:
- the LOC123452198 gene encoding FCS-Like Zinc finger 8-like, translated as MFRSKVQEMILRRRSRSMNGAGCNLSTAPCDGGAGKGAAAARATSFAVPRLLHSSSLPAGGRAAVVTGSPARDHEAMSAYAMSPTSVLDASAAFGSPGPAVEAGGGKRRPWCDGCAGPHGLADVLDCAHEAQRRKSVLRGAVRAQAPALVRSSSLDRRVEFGVKNKSSWLPLRAARPAAAEAEEDGPSSEDYTCVISRGPNPRTVHIFGDRVVEGDRVVGSPPPAPARQGRGFLSL; from the coding sequence ATGTTCAGATCCAAGGTCCAGGAGATGATCCTCAGGAGGAGGTCCAGGTCCATGAACGGCGCCGGCTGCAACTTGTCCACGGCCCCGTGCGACGGTGGAGCCGGCAagggtgctgctgctgctcgtgCCACGTCGTTTGCGGTGCCGAGGCTGCTGCACTCGTCGTCGCTCCCGGCCGGCGGCCGCGCCGCGGTCGTCACCGGGAGCCCCGCGCGGGACCACGAGGCGATGTCCGCCTACGCCATGAGCCCGACGTCCGTGCTGGACGCGTCGGCGGCCTTCGGGTCGCCCGGCCCGGCCGTGGAAGCCGGCGGGGGCAAGCGCCGGCCGTGGTGCGACGGGTGCGCGGGGCCGCACGGGCTCGCCGACGTGCTGGACTGCGCCCACGAGGCCCAGCGGAGGAAGAGCGTCCTCCGGGGCGCCGTCAGGGCGCAGGCGCCGGCCCTGGTGCGGTCCTCCTCCCTGGACCGGCGCGTGGAGTTCGGCGTCAAGAACAAGAGCTCGTGGCTGCCGCTCCGCGCCGCCcgcccggcggcggcggaggcagagGAGGACGGGCCGTCGTCCGAGGACTACACCTGCGTCATCTCCCGCGGGCCCAACCCGCGGACGGTGCACATCTTCGGCGACCGCGTCGTGGAGGGCGACCGCGTCGTGGGAAGcccgccgccggcgccggcgcgccAGGGCAGAGGTTTCCTCAGCCTGTGA